One genomic region from Dehalobacter restrictus DSM 9455 encodes:
- a CDS encoding cell wall hydrolase, whose amino-acid sequence MEDRRCRKGLAVMLTTAIILTATAQTVYAVPEKSRELLYSRVLEIQQTVLENVMSDARDIILTKANENRIFRILLDKFSGQPENQISFVIEQLPLENKVITANIESDTVIETPKLAESADSADLINSVDSAREPERVTSDISRSSQIVYDQEDVILLAKIIYAEARGESFEGQVAVGAVVLNRVESPKFPDTIREVIYQPGQFSAVLDRQIDLTPGDEAYQAALEALEGQDPSEGALFYYNPRTATDNWIKTLDVVKNIGNHNFCV is encoded by the coding sequence TTGGAAGACCGACGATGCCGGAAAGGTTTGGCAGTGATGCTGACCACGGCGATTATCCTGACTGCTACTGCCCAGACAGTATATGCTGTACCTGAAAAATCAAGAGAATTGCTCTATTCCCGGGTATTGGAAATCCAACAGACTGTCCTTGAGAATGTCATGTCAGATGCCAGAGACATTATTCTGACGAAAGCAAATGAGAATCGTATATTCCGGATTCTTTTGGACAAGTTTTCCGGACAGCCGGAAAATCAGATTTCCTTTGTGATCGAACAGCTGCCTTTGGAAAATAAAGTTATTACCGCAAACATAGAATCAGATACGGTGATTGAGACGCCTAAACTGGCCGAATCGGCTGATTCAGCAGATTTGATTAATTCAGTGGATTCAGCCCGGGAGCCTGAAAGGGTTACTTCGGATATTTCCCGCAGCAGTCAAATTGTTTATGACCAGGAAGATGTGATACTTTTAGCAAAAATCATTTATGCGGAAGCCCGTGGAGAAAGCTTTGAAGGTCAGGTTGCCGTAGGGGCAGTGGTTCTGAACAGGGTGGAAAGCCCGAAGTTCCCGGATACGATCCGGGAGGTCATTTACCAGCCGGGACAGTTTTCTGCAGTCCTTGACAGGCAGATTGATCTGACACCGGGAGATGAGGCCTATCAGGCTGCGCTGGAAGCGCTTGAGGGGCAGGATCCAAGCGAGGGCGCTCTCTTCTATTACAATCCGCGGACAGCGACCGACAATTGGATCAAAACCCTAGATGTTGTAAAAAACATCGGAAACCATAATTTCTGCGTCTAA
- a CDS encoding S41 family peptidase, whose product MKFGKSLRFLMTVLLVFCLGLGLPLQAYGAENDALDEVRTILQEQYVDVVPDEVLNAPTVEKMLQRLGDKYTEYMTAAEYDNMISSLNMSFSGIGIELEMVQQGVKVTRVITGYGADKAGIKQGDIILEADGYSLAGKTSEYCAGKLRGPEGTKVRVKVKRNAQILSFTVVRMKIAMPLAEGRVLEGHIGYIAVNSFGEDVATQFGKQALALQEKGVDCWIIDLRNNSGGYTKAAMELLGYFIGDKSAYIMKARGNLGIVDTAVKQAFTLEGPIVLLINGYTASASEITSAALKDYGKATVIGETTYGSGRVKALIPLSNGDYLKMSVYRFFSPYYNPIDEIGIKPHLDLTGVNELNTAVLMLKNYKSEDKSQDKSGYIQLEAGPYVYPLSVKELRQTENWAIGKKILDSAYVTTTLKLGGPNGWEPFPEEVLQDRWQIYYPGYEKAGDLKNIPLDKVFNVSFNRDIDWNSVTADGIELINAATGERVKCTYTFVDQQRMIVKPATKLQADTGYWLVIHPTIKEAKGQAITGGVASATTAK is encoded by the coding sequence GTGAAATTTGGCAAAAGTCTAAGGTTTTTAATGACAGTGCTTCTGGTGTTCTGTCTGGGTTTGGGACTTCCGCTGCAGGCTTATGGCGCGGAAAACGATGCCCTGGATGAAGTCAGAACAATCTTGCAGGAGCAATATGTTGATGTTGTTCCGGATGAGGTACTGAACGCGCCGACGGTCGAAAAAATGCTTCAAAGGTTGGGTGATAAATACACCGAGTATATGACCGCGGCCGAATATGATAACATGATCAGTTCACTGAATATGTCCTTTTCCGGAATTGGGATAGAACTGGAAATGGTACAGCAGGGGGTCAAGGTTACCCGGGTCATTACTGGTTATGGGGCTGATAAGGCAGGAATCAAACAAGGGGATATTATCCTCGAAGCAGATGGCTATTCGCTGGCGGGAAAGACCTCGGAATATTGCGCCGGCAAACTTCGGGGGCCGGAGGGAACCAAGGTCCGGGTAAAAGTCAAAAGAAACGCTCAAATCCTGAGCTTCACTGTCGTACGGATGAAGATCGCGATGCCGCTGGCTGAAGGCCGGGTGCTGGAAGGGCATATTGGCTATATCGCAGTTAATTCCTTCGGCGAGGATGTTGCAACGCAGTTCGGCAAGCAGGCCCTGGCCCTGCAGGAAAAAGGCGTAGACTGCTGGATTATTGACCTGCGTAATAACTCCGGAGGGTATACAAAAGCGGCAATGGAGCTGTTGGGTTATTTTATTGGGGATAAAAGCGCGTATATCATGAAAGCAAGGGGAAACCTGGGTATTGTTGATACAGCCGTCAAGCAGGCTTTCACGTTAGAAGGGCCGATTGTCTTGCTGATCAATGGGTACACGGCAAGCGCTTCCGAGATTACATCGGCTGCACTGAAGGACTATGGCAAGGCGACCGTCATCGGGGAAACGACCTACGGTTCAGGCCGGGTTAAGGCTTTGATCCCATTAAGCAACGGAGACTATTTGAAAATGTCTGTTTACAGGTTTTTCTCTCCGTACTATAACCCGATTGATGAGATAGGAATCAAGCCTCATCTGGATTTGACCGGCGTCAATGAGCTGAATACGGCTGTTTTGATGCTTAAAAACTATAAGTCTGAAGATAAATCACAAGATAAATCGGGGTATATTCAGCTGGAGGCGGGCCCTTATGTTTATCCGCTTTCGGTAAAAGAGCTTCGTCAAACCGAAAACTGGGCAATTGGCAAGAAAATCTTGGATTCAGCCTATGTAACCACAACACTCAAACTCGGAGGCCCGAACGGTTGGGAGCCATTCCCCGAAGAGGTTCTCCAGGACCGCTGGCAGATCTACTACCCGGGATATGAAAAGGCCGGAGATCTCAAGAATATCCCACTTGACAAGGTATTCAACGTGAGCTTCAACCGGGATATAGACTGGAATTCCGTAACAGCAGACGGCATTGAGCTGATCAATGCTGCGACAGGAGAAAGAGTCAAGTGCACATACACGTTTGTCGACCAGCAGCGTATGATTGTGAAACCGGCAACGAAACTTCAGGCCGATACCGGATATTGGCTGGTGATTCATCCTACAATCAAGGAGGCTAAGGGCCAGGCAATTACCGGGGGTGTAGCGTCAGCCACAACGGCGAAATAA
- the ytvI gene encoding sporulation integral membrane protein YtvI yields MSNLLDYSKKVFIAVLIIVATLVIPYGLYKILPHFMPFVLAYFTALFLEPAAAWLGRVSRFKSKTLSVSVTYLFFLASIVIFLYLIISKLYVQLLDLLDFIQSNGPAIQVWFLNLTGRIQETIGLLPPEINDMIMKWINDLANINLVSAIGSSTLSISTAIPNMFFLSIIYLVSVFLFTFQLSNIHRFFYSFFKDSSKLKVVYVLSDLRNATLGFLKAQVILSTITYLIAFTGLAILHVKYVAVISLLIVIVDILPILGTGSVLMPWAVVALFQNQLFLAAGLVVLYIIIIVVRRVIEPKILGERIGLSALTTLISIWIGFKVMGVLGVFLFPLACIFYRALVKVGVIKLNFKI; encoded by the coding sequence ATGTCAAATCTTCTTGATTACTCCAAAAAAGTATTTATCGCCGTATTAATCATTGTTGCAACCCTCGTCATTCCCTATGGCCTTTATAAAATTCTTCCGCATTTTATGCCATTTGTCCTTGCTTACTTCACGGCTCTTTTTCTGGAACCTGCCGCAGCATGGCTGGGCAGAGTCTCCAGGTTTAAAAGCAAGACACTCTCGGTGTCTGTGACCTACCTGTTTTTTCTTGCCAGTATTGTTATTTTCCTCTATCTGATCATCAGTAAGCTCTATGTTCAGCTTTTGGACCTGCTTGACTTTATTCAATCGAACGGCCCGGCAATTCAGGTTTGGTTTTTGAACCTTACGGGGCGTATCCAGGAAACGATCGGATTGCTGCCTCCCGAAATAAACGATATGATCATGAAATGGATCAATGACCTGGCTAACATCAACCTGGTATCCGCGATCGGTTCCTCAACACTTAGTATCTCCACGGCGATACCGAACATGTTCTTCCTATCGATTATCTACCTGGTATCCGTTTTCCTGTTCACATTCCAGTTAAGCAATATCCACCGTTTCTTTTACTCCTTCTTCAAAGATTCCTCCAAGCTGAAAGTCGTTTACGTCTTAAGTGATTTGCGCAATGCTACATTAGGATTTTTAAAAGCGCAGGTCATTTTAAGCACAATCACTTACCTTATTGCTTTTACCGGTCTCGCTATCCTCCATGTAAAATACGTGGCAGTCATTTCATTGTTGATTGTAATCGTAGATATCCTGCCGATCCTCGGTACCGGATCCGTGCTGATGCCCTGGGCTGTTGTCGCACTTTTCCAGAATCAGCTTTTCTTGGCCGCAGGTCTGGTCGTTCTGTATATCATTATCATTGTCGTACGGAGAGTGATTGAACCCAAAATACTGGGCGAGCGCATCGGTCTAAGCGCTCTGACGACCCTGATCAGTATCTGGATTGGTTTCAAAGTGATGGGGGTCCTCGGCGTATTCCTGTTTCCGCTGGCCTGTATTTTCTATAGGGCCCTTGTTAAGGTCGGCGTCATCAAGCTGAATTTCAAGATATAA
- a CDS encoding TetR/AcrR family transcriptional regulator, whose product MTKERKKAEILQAASKVFYIKGFEGTKMDDVAKEAGIGKGTVYEYFDSKKQLFEEMAVYNCEEHGRNIQDILEKDGSFKEKIRALAKYQAELVREHMPIARMMSCSKIMAREMGAIFIEQNIRVGEIIKKQVVQAIDQGEVRADIDPEFASVAIMGTIMQHCGKKVIFAEAMPEEADYDKIVQVLILGIGNEAG is encoded by the coding sequence GTGACCAAGGAACGGAAAAAAGCTGAAATCCTCCAGGCAGCCAGCAAAGTATTTTATATCAAAGGCTTTGAAGGAACAAAAATGGACGATGTCGCCAAAGAAGCCGGGATCGGCAAAGGGACCGTCTATGAATATTTTGACAGCAAGAAACAGCTCTTTGAGGAAATGGCCGTTTATAACTGCGAAGAGCATGGACGCAATATTCAGGACATTCTGGAAAAAGACGGCTCTTTCAAAGAAAAAATCAGAGCTCTGGCAAAATATCAGGCAGAGCTGGTCAGGGAGCATATGCCGATTGCCAGGATGATGTCCTGTTCTAAGATTATGGCCAGGGAAATGGGAGCGATCTTTATTGAACAGAATATCCGGGTCGGAGAGATTATCAAAAAGCAAGTCGTGCAGGCCATAGACCAAGGGGAAGTCAGGGCTGATATTGATCCGGAATTTGCTTCAGTGGCAATCATGGGCACAATTATGCAGCATTGCGGTAAAAAAGTGATATTTGCTGAGGCCATGCCTGAGGAAGCGGACTACGATAAAATCGTTCAGGTCCTGATATTGGGGATCGGAAATGAAGCCGGATAA